One Schistocerca nitens isolate TAMUIC-IGC-003100 chromosome 1, iqSchNite1.1, whole genome shotgun sequence DNA segment encodes these proteins:
- the LOC126234116 gene encoding probable serine/threonine-protein kinase DDB_G0282963 — protein MWNVRGLTNTENKLHQVPKDREVYTATTETKRKKDLTDCTLAYSGVTQRKRASAGVAISVNDKGRGQIREFSLINNDRFQIPRDHLTVKAVYSPEEERMILTPFTMILRKKNTTSPLPKNNASSPLPKNNASSPLPKNNSPLKKTTTLHSKKQQLSTQKNNNSPLKKTTTLHSKKQQLSTQKNNNSPLKKTTTLHSKKQQLSTQKNNNSPLKKTTTLHSKKQQLSTQKNNNSPLKKTTTLHSKKQQLSTQKNNNSPLKKTTTLHSKKQQLSTQKNNNSPLKKTTTLHSKKQQLSTQKNNNSPLKKTTTLHSKKQQLSTQKNNNSPLKKTTTLHSKKQQLSTQKNNNSPLKKTTTLHSKKQQLSTQKNNNSPLKKTTTLHSKKQQLSTQKNNNSPLKKTTTLHSKKQQLSTQKNNNSPLKKTTTLHSKKQQLSTQKNNNSPLKKTTTLHSKKQQLSTQKNNNSPLKKTTTLHSKKQQLSTQKNNNSPLKKTTTLHSKKQQLSTQKNNNSPLKKTTTLHSKKQQLSTQKNNNSPLKKTTTLHSKKQQLSTQKNNNSPLKKTTTLHSKKQQLSTQKNNNSPLKKTTTLHSKKQQLSTQKNNNNSPLKKTTTTLHSKKQQQLSTQKNNNNSPLKKTTTTLHSKKQQQLSTQKNNNNSPLKKTTTTLHSKKQQQLSTQKNNNNSPLKKTTTTLHSKKQQQLSTQKNNNNSPLKKTTTTLHSKKQQQLSTQKNNNNNNSPLKKTTTTTTLHSKKQQQQQLSTQKNNNNNNSPLKKTTTTTTLHSKKQQQQQLSTQKNNNNNNSPLKKTTTTTTLHSKKQQQQQLSTQKNNNNNNSPLKKTTTTTTLHSKKQQQQQLSTQKNNNNNNSPLKKTTTTTTLHSKKQQQQQLSTQKNNNNNNSPLKKTTTTTTLHSKKQQQQQLSTQKNNNNNNSPLKKTTTTTTLHSKKQQQQQLSTQKNNNNNNSPLKKTTTTTTLHSKKQQQQQLSTQKNNNNNNSPLKKTTTTTTLHSKKQQQQQLSTQKNNNNNNSPLKKTTTTTTLHSKKQQQQQLSTQKNNNNNNSPLKKTTTTTTLHSKKQQQQQLSTQKNNNNNNSPLKKTTTTTTLHSKKQQQQQLSTQKNNNNNNSPLKKTTTTTTLHSKKQQQQQLSTQKNNNNNSPLKKTTTTTLHSKKQQQQLSTQKNNNNNSPLKKTTTTTLHSKKQQQQLSTQKNNNNNSPLKKTTTTTLHSKKQQQQLSTQKNNNNNSPLKKTTTTNLHSKKQQQQQLSTQKNNNNNNSPLKKTTTTTTLHSKKQQQQQLSTQKNNNNNNSPLKKTTTTTTLHSKKQQQQQLSTQKTTTTTLHSKNNNNNSPLKKKQQQLSTQKKTTTTLHSKKNNNNSPLKKTTPLLQTVTTTVQRSHFDLYNDNHGECGNGAVPYHANERHNR, from the exons ATGTGGAATGTTAGAGGACTGACCAACACAGAAAACAAGCTACACCAAGTACCCAAGGACAGGGAAGTATACACTGCAACAACAGAAACTAAGAGAAAAAAAGATCTGACGGACTGCACGTTAGCTTACAGTGGCGTCACGCAAAGAAAACGAGCTAGTGCTGGAGTGGCAATTTCAGTCAATGATAAAGGGAGAGGGCAGATTCGAGAATTCAGCCTCATAAATAATGACAGATTCCAAATTCCAAGAGATCATCTAACAGTAAAAGCTGTCTACAGCCCAGAGGAGGAAAGAATGATCCTGACACCTTTTACGATGATCctcagaaa AAAAAACACCACCTCTCCACTCCCAAAAAACAACGCCTCTTCTCCACTCCCAAAAAACAACGCCTCCTCTCCACTCCCAAaaaacaactctccactcaaaaaaacaacaactctccactcaaaaaaacaacaactctccactcaaaaaaacaacaactctccactcaaaaaaacaacaactctccactcaaaaaaacaacaactctccactcaaaaaaacaacaactctccactcaaaaaaacaacaactctccactcaaaaaaacaacaactctccactcaaaaaaacaacaactctccactcaaaaaaacaacaactctccactcaaaaaaacaacaactctccactcaaaaaaacaacaactctccactcaaaaaaacaacaactctccactcaaaaaaacaacaactctccactcaaaaaaacaacaactctccactcaaaaaaacaacaactctccactcaaaaaaacaacaactctccactcaaaaaaacaacaactctccactcaaaaaaacaacaactctccactcaaaaaaacaacaactctccactcaaaaaaacaacaactctccactcaaaaaaacaacaactctccactcaaaaaaacaacaactctccactcaaaaaaacaacaactctccactcaaaaaaacaacaactctccactcaaaaaaacaacaactctccactcaaaaaaacaacaactctccactcaaaaaaacaacaactctccactcaaaaaaacaacaactctccactcaaaaaaacaacaactctccactcaaaaaaacaacaactctccactcaaaaaaacaacaactctccactcaaaaaaacaacaactctccactcaaaaaaacaacaactctccactcaaaaaaacaacaactctccactcaaaaaaacaacaactctccactcaaaaaaacaacaactctccactcaaaaaaacaacaactctccactcaaaaaaacaacaactctccactcaaaaaaacaacaactctccactcaaaaaaacaacaactctccactcaaaaaaacaacaactctccactcaaaaaaacaacaactctccactcaaaaaaacaacaactctccactcaaaaaaacaacaactctccactcaaaaaaacaacaactctccactcaaaaaaacaacaactctccactcaaaaaaacaacaactctccactcaaaaaaacaacaactctccactcaaaaaaacaacaactctccactcaaaaaaacaacaactctccactcaaaaaaacaacaactctccactcaaaaaaacaacaactctccactcaaaaaaacaacaactctccactcaaaaaaacaacaactctccactcaaaaaaacaacaactctccactcaaaaaaacaacaactctccactcaaaaaaacaacaactctccactcaaaaaaacaacaactctccactcaaaaaaacaacaacaactctccactcaaaaaaacaacaacaactctccactcaaaaaaacaacaacaactctccactcaaaaaaacaacaacaactctccactcaaaaaaacaacaacaactctccactcaaaaaaacaacaacaactctccactcaaaaaaacaacaacaactctccactcaaaaaaacaacaacaactctccactcaaaaaaacaacaacaactctccactcaaaaaaacaacaacaactctccactcaaaaaaacaacaacaactctccactcaaaaaaacaacaacaactctccactcaaaaaaacaacaacaactctccactcaaaaaaacaacaacaactctccactcaaaaaaacaacaacaactctccactcaaaaaaacaacaacaacaacaactctccactcaaaaaaacaacaacaacaacaactctccactcaaaaaaacaacaacaacaacaactctccactcaaaaaaacaacaacaacaacaactctccactcaaaaaaacaacaacaacaacaactctccactcaaaaaaacaacaacaacaacaactctccactcaaaaaaacaacaacaacaacaactctccactcaaaaaaacaacaacaacaacaactctccactcaaaaaaacaacaacaacaacaactctccactcaaaaaaacaacaacaacaacaactctccactcaaaaaaacaacaacaacaacaactctccactcaaaaaaacaacaacaacaacaactctccactcaaaaaaacaacaacaacaacaactctccactcaaaaaaacaacaacaacaacaactctccactcaaaaaaacaacaacaacaacaactctccactcaaaaaaacaacaacaacaacaactctccactcaaaaaaacaacaacaacaacaactctccactcaaaaaaacaacaacaacaacaactctccactcaaaaaaacaacaacaacaacaactctccactcaaaaaaacaacaacaacaacaactctccactcaaaaaaacaacaacaacaacaactctccactcaaaaaaacaacaacaacaacaactctccactcaaaaaaacaacaacaacaacaactctccactcaaaaaaacaacaacaacaacaactctccactcaaaaaaacaacaacaacaacaactctccactcaaaaaaacaacaacaacaacaactctccactcaaaaaaacaacaacaacaacaactctccactcaaaaaaacaacaacaacaacaactctccactcaaaaaaacaacaacaacaacaactctccactcaaaaaaacaacaacaacaacaactctccactcaaaaaaacaacaacaacaacaactctccactcaaaaaaacaacaacaacaacaactctccactcaaaaaaacaacaacaacaacaactctccactcaaaaaaacaacaacaacaacaactctccactcaaaaaaacaacaacaacaacaactctccactcaaaaaaacaacaacaacaacaactctccactcaaaaaaacaacaacaacaacaactctccactcaaaaaaacaacaacaacaacaactctccactcaaaaaaacaacaacaacaacaactctccactcaaaaaaacaacaacaacaactctccactcaaaaaaacaacaacaacaactctccactcaaaaaaacaacaacaacaactctccactcaaaaaaacaacaacaacaactctccactcaaaaaaacaacaacaacaactctccactcaaaaaaacaacaacaacaactctccactcaaaaaaacaacaacaacaactctccactcaaaaaaacaacaacaacaactctccactcaaaaaaacaacaacaacaactctccactcaaaaaaacaacaacaacaactctccactcaaaaaaacaacaacaacaaatctccactcaaaaaaacaacaacaacaacaactctccactcaaaaaaacaacaacaacaacaactctccactcaaaaaaacaacaacaacaacaactctccactcaaaaaaacaacaacaacaacaactctccactcaaaaaaacaacaacaacaacaactctccactcaaaaaaacaacaacaacaacaactctccactcaaaaaaacaacaacaacaacaactctccactcaaaaaacaacaacaacaactctccactcaaaaaacaacaacaacaactctccactcaaaaaaaaacaacaacaactctccactcaaaaaaaaacaacaacaactctccactcaaaaaaaaacaacaacaactctccactcaaaaaaacaactcCTCTCCTCCAAACAGTAACAACAACAGTTCAACGCAGTCACTTCGATCTTTACAACGACAATCAC